A stretch of DNA from Anaerobacillus isosaccharinicus:
GGAACAACTGGACATGCAGTGTTGGAATTAAACCAAGAAACTGAGGCGAAAAGGAAATTTATTCTAATTGAACAAGGCAATTCTGAAAAAGGTGACAAATATGCTAGAAGTTTAACCCAAGAAAGAATCCGTAGAGTAATAACTGGTGAGCGTCCTGATCAGAATGGAGTTCTTGTACAAAAACATAAATCAATTAATAGTGGTTTTGAATTTAGAATTCTTACAAAACAGATTGATGCAAGCACGGTACTTACAATGAAAAAAGATGAATTAGTAGATTTGGTAATTACATCCCATTGGGAAAATGAAAGAAGATCTAGTTCTAATTTGATAAGAATAGAAAATTCTAAGTGTCGCTACTTGGTAGGGAAAAATGATGACAACGAAGGTTATTTTATTATTTGGAATGGTGATGACCAAGTAGGACAATTGGATTTAGAAACATACGGGACTATTATTGAAGAAGCTAAGAGAGAGAAATTAAATGGTCCATATCATGTTTATGCAAGGTATGAAGTTTTTCAATCAAATAGTGTTAAGTTTTACAAAATACCAGATAAAATTTTAGCTCATTTAGGATTAAATGAAAATAGTGATCCCTATAATGAGACTGAAGGCGAGGAGTAAAAATTGAATCTTTTACCGTTTCAGATAGAGGCATCGACTAAAATTGCAAATAGATTTGTTGAATATATGGTGGACCCACTTACAGTTACTAGAACTAAAATAGTACCATTTTATCAAAACCTTACTTCAATTACAGGGAGTGGAAAAACGTTAATTCTCGCAGATGCAATCGAACAAATAAGATGTCTACTTCCAGTGGAACCAATAGTACTTTGGCTTTCGAAAGGAAAAGTCGTTGTTTGGCAAACCTATACCAATTTATCATCAGGTAAGTATTCAAATTTACTTGGGGGCTTCAATGTCAAACCGCTCCTTGATGCCAATAAGAGAGACATAGAGTCACTAGATTCCGGCTTACTTTTAGTAGCCACTGTAGGTAAATTTAATCAAAAAGATAAAGAACAAGGAGATAGAAAAATTTTCAGGGTGCAATTAGACAGTGCTGATGATTCTTTATGGAATCTATTAAAAGAGCGTCAGAATGCAAAAGGTATTAAAAGACCGTTGGTAATAATATACGATGAAGGGCATAATCTTTCTGATCAGCAAACTAATCTTTTGTTGGAACTAAATCCAGATGCTTTAATTGCAGCTAGCGCAACAATGAAAGTACCCCAGTCTCTATCAAATACTATTGATAGACTTACGGTGGATAAAGGTTGGAAAGATGAAGACTTCTATACTAGTGTAAAAAGTTCAAGTGTTGTTGAATCAGGGTTGATAAAACAAAATTTGTTATTGGGAGGATATTTAACACCAATGGAAATGGCCATAGATGACATGGTGTCAAATATTGAAAAGGTTGAGCAACAGTGTCAAAAACTTAATCTGAGGTTTAGACCAAAAGCAATTTATGTTACTAATACCAATGTTATATCTGGTACAGAAAAAGATGACATTAAACAACCTTTTGATGATAGGAAAGCTAGGCCTATTGTAATATGGAAATATCTTGTTGAGTACAAAGGGGTTAATCCTTCTGATATAGCCGTGTATTGCAATTTGAAGTTCGATAAAAAATTCCCTTTGCCAGAAAATTTTCATCTTTTTTCAGGTGGTGATTCGGACTATGATGATTTTATGTCTGGAAATTTTACTCATATCATATTTAACCAAACATTACAGGAGGGGTGGGACGATCCTTCAGTTTACTTTGCCTATATTGATAAAGATATGGGGTCACAAATACAAGTTACTCAGATTATTGGAAGAGTATTAAGACAACCTGGAGCGACTCATTACGCATCTGAAGAGTTAAATACTGCCCATTTTTTTATAAGGGCAGATGAAAAAAATACATTTGAAGAAGTATTACGAGAAGTAAAGGAAAAGATCACCGCAGATTCTCCTGAGATCAATCTTACTTACTATAAAAAAGGTACTAGTCAGGATAATCCGATTATTAAGCCTAAATGGAAACTACATGTTCCTGAAATATCAATTAACTCGCAATATGCCCAAAAGCCAATAAAAGAAATAACGGATAGAATACAAGATTTCAGATATGATACTGTTAATACAGTTGGCAAAGGTGGGCGAATTCAGGTTCTACAATCTATCGGCGCAGATAATGACAATCAAGAGGAATGGGTTGAAGTTGATCATAGTAACCGTGTATCTGCAAGATGGGTATTTATAAGAGAAGCCCAAAAAACATATGGAAAAGCTGTAAATCTATGTGATATTGAAGATCCGAAGCTAGATGCATTAGTAGAGTTTAGCAGCAATGCGGCAGAGCATCTAAGAGAATTAGCAAATAAGGTTGTTAAGACATATATTGATCATTCTAGTGTAATGCAAAATAACTACAATTTACTAGAAGTATCTTCTATTCCAATAAACCAAGGCGAAATGATAAGATATAGAAACTCAGTGCATGAAGGATATAGTGGTCTAAATAATTTAGAAAAAACATTCGCTAAAGCTATAGATAACAGTGGGTTAAAGTGGCTTAGAAATCAATCCAGGGGTTATTTTGAAATACCACTGCTTGATTTAGCAGGAAATAATAATTTTAATCCGGATTTTATTGTGTGGAGTGAAAAATCAATAATTGCTATAGATACAAAAGGAGATCATTTGATTTCTCAAGATTCAGCTACTAAACTTTTTCATCTTGACTCGATTGGACCTGGAAAACCAGTTAAGATTCGCCTTGTAACTGTAGGAGAATGGGATGATGAAAGAACTAAACGTGGTAAGCAAGGATACACTGTATGGGTATTAAAGAATGGTAAGATAAGGCCGATATGGTGCAAAGATGTTGAAAGCGCAGTTTCCATTTGTGTAGAGAGTGAATTTTATTAATTATAAGTGTTGATATGATTAATTTGAACAGAACAGTTTGTCAATTAACAGCTTCAAGACTTCTACATAGGAATATTTGGTTATGAAAGCCCAGTCGATTATAAACGTGAACACCTTAAAAAATTTTTCTAGTTTATTGTTGACAATCCAGGATAACGAATAAATATGTAATTAATATTGTTATAATATGCGATTGGTTTAATTACAAATTGTAAATTGGTGGTGGAACTTGTGAAATTAAAATCTATAAAATTACGTAATTTTAGAGGCTATAAAGCCCCGATAAGTGTAGAATTTGAAGAATTAACAGCTTTCATAGGGAAAAATGATGCCGGTAAATCTACAATTTTAGAAGCTTTAGAAATATTCTTTAATAATTCAATGATTGTATGTGAAAAAGAGGATTTAAGTGTGGATGCTGAGGATGAATTTATTGAGATTTCGTGTGTATTCTCAGATCTCCCACAAAAAATTACTCTGGATACATCTTCAGAAACTACTCTAAAAGCTGAATATCTTTTAAATGCACATAACGATTTAGAAATAAAAAAGGTTTATAAAGCCACTGCAGCAAAACCAAAACCCAGTATTTATATTGTTTGCAATCACCCTAATATTGAACCTTATAATAATTTATTAACTTTGAAAAGAACGGATTTAAAGAAATTAGTTGGGGAGTTAGGTATCGATAGTAGTAAGTATAATGCCAATAATAATGCAAGTCTGAGAAGCGCAATTTGGCAGAATGCCAGCGAGTTAAATTTGCAATTAACGGAATTACTAGTTGATAAAGAAGACTCTAAAAAAGTTTACGAATCCTTGGACAGATTCCTACCGATTTATTCGTTGTTTCAATCTGATCGACCGAGCAAGGATAATGATAAAGAAGTAACAGATCCGATGGGATTAGCAATTCAAGAAGCATTAAAAGAACTAAATAGTGAAATCGATAAAATAAAAAAAGAAGTAAGAAATAAGGCTATAGAAACAGCTAATCGTACACTGGGAAAATTGAAGGAAATGGATAATGAACTGGCTTCTACATTAACACCAGAATTTAAATCTGAACCTAAATTTGATTCGCTGTTTAAATTAACTATTCAGTCAGATGATGGAATATCAATAAATAAACGAGGAAGTGGTGTAAGAAGGCTAATCCTTTTAAATTTCTTTAGAGAGAAGTCGAAAGGAAACTTCAAGAAAGTTCATCTCAAAATGTAATCTATGCCTTTGAGGAACCAGAAACATCCCAACATCCAAAGCATCAAGAAATGCTGATAAATTCATTCTTGCAATTAGCATATAATACTAATTCTCAAGTTGTACTAACAACCCATACTCCTGCTTTAGCTGGTTTATTACCATTAGAGAGTTTAAGATTTGTTACGAAAGAAGACGGTAAGAGGATCATTAAATTCAATGAAGAAAGCGTGTATGAAGAGATTGCTGATACATTAGGGTTATTGCCAGAGCCAATTAATAATAAAACAAAGGCATTATTATTATTAGAAGGTCAAGGAGATGTGGTGTTTATACGTCATTTATGTGAGAAGCTTAAAGAAGGGGATGCAATTCCTATAACGCTTCAAGAAAGCGGATTTGCATTTATTCCTACAGGTGGTTGTGGGAATTTGAAAGCTTGGAAAACATTAAAATTAGCTGAACAATTTAATGTACCATGGTGTGTACTTTTAGATTCAGATTTGCCTACACCTGAGGCTCAAAAAAATAAAGACACAGTAAGTAATTTAAGAAAACAAGGAATTAAGGCATATTTGACTAGAAAAAGAGAACCAGAGAATTATTTACACTTGGGTTGTTTTGATTTTTCTTTTACAATTAACGATTATGATGATGCAAAAGTAATAATTAATCAACAAACAGGTGTAGCAAAAGTAAAGGTATTAGAATATTTTTGGCCTAAAATGTCATTTGAACAAATTAGAGAAATGGAAGGCTTTAGAGATGATGATGGTGAGACAAAATACGAATTCACAGAGATGATATTAGATTTTCTATCTTTAGTCCGTTCACCAGTACCAGTAAATTAAATTTTCTTTAGAAACAACTTCGCTTTCAGTACATAAAGAGATAGAATGATTTTTTAATCAATCTTTTTTATAAAATTAAATCTATATCAAAACAAAACCCCACTCATTTTGATCAATCTTTTTTTCAAAACGGGTGGTTTTCCTTATTATAAAAATAACGTTTTCAGTAATCTTTTAATCAAACTTTAATCAAAACCAACATTTCAAGAACAGACTTACACCGAATTTTAATGAATTGGCAAGGTGAATTCACAATTACAAAGTTGCATATGGGTATTGCTTCAATTGAAATGAGTTATTCCTTCTATGATGTAGATTTAATTAACAGTGAAAAATTGATAGAAGATATTGAAAAGATATATGATCAACCTTTTAAGATAGAATATAATCCAATGAAAAAAATAGCTAAATTTTCATTTAAAGTTGAAAGTGAAAACATTAATCATTTTATGAGATTTAAGAATTTAATAGTAAATATTGACCGAAAAGCAGTAATTTAGTACAATAATCATTGACAAATAACTGCTGATAAAACTATGTTTTTTTATAAAAATACTAAAAGTCTTTCTGTTTTCTACAAAACGGAAGGGCTTTTTTGTGTTTTATTTAGAAAGGAGGAAGCTAAATAATGAATAGCGTTAATAGCTTTGATACTAAAGATATTCAGAAGCTAGTTGAATTATGGAAAGGAAATGTAAAATTCAGTAGAAAAGAAAACAAGATTGTTCAAGTTGAACTATCGAAACGTTATAAGATGAATGTTGGTGATAAGGAAAGTTCTTTTATCTTAGAAAAAGTAATCACCGGATACAATTTCTTGAAAGTGGAAGGAAGTAAAGAGAGGTTATGCGTTACAGCCACTGTAAAACCAGTTTCTATGAATGACTTCGAAAATTATTGTTTAAAACTACAAGAAATAGATAGTTATGTTGAAAGTGAGAATAATAATGAATAAAAAAAATATAAGTTATATTTCTATTCCTCTACTATACTTACTAACTGTAACGTTATTAATATTCCACTGGCCAAAGTATTTCATTAATTCAATTACTTTAGAAGTTTTAGGGGATTGGATATTAGGTATCTATTTAATTTGTTTCATTATCGCAATTGCGTTATTTAAATTTATTGCTGATACTAATAATACAGTACTAATAAAGGTAACATGGGGCATTATTGGGTTTGTATTATCATTATTTACTTTCTACCTTTATGGGGTGTTTTTATATTCAATAAATTATCAAGCAGCACATAATACAAGTTTAACATTCGTTGATCTTATAGAGTTTAATCGTTACTTATTAGTTATACCTTTGCTACTTGCTCCGATCTTTGAAGAAATCGTCTTCAGA
This window harbors:
- a CDS encoding DEAD/DEAH box helicase family protein; this translates as MNLLPFQIEASTKIANRFVEYMVDPLTVTRTKIVPFYQNLTSITGSGKTLILADAIEQIRCLLPVEPIVLWLSKGKVVVWQTYTNLSSGKYSNLLGGFNVKPLLDANKRDIESLDSGLLLVATVGKFNQKDKEQGDRKIFRVQLDSADDSLWNLLKERQNAKGIKRPLVIIYDEGHNLSDQQTNLLLELNPDALIAASATMKVPQSLSNTIDRLTVDKGWKDEDFYTSVKSSSVVESGLIKQNLLLGGYLTPMEMAIDDMVSNIEKVEQQCQKLNLRFRPKAIYVTNTNVISGTEKDDIKQPFDDRKARPIVIWKYLVEYKGVNPSDIAVYCNLKFDKKFPLPENFHLFSGGDSDYDDFMSGNFTHIIFNQTLQEGWDDPSVYFAYIDKDMGSQIQVTQIIGRVLRQPGATHYASEELNTAHFFIRADEKNTFEEVLREVKEKITADSPEINLTYYKKGTSQDNPIIKPKWKLHVPEISINSQYAQKPIKEITDRIQDFRYDTVNTVGKGGRIQVLQSIGADNDNQEEWVEVDHSNRVSARWVFIREAQKTYGKAVNLCDIEDPKLDALVEFSSNAAEHLRELANKVVKTYIDHSSVMQNNYNLLEVSSIPINQGEMIRYRNSVHEGYSGLNNLEKTFAKAIDNSGLKWLRNQSRGYFEIPLLDLAGNNNFNPDFIVWSEKSIIAIDTKGDHLISQDSATKLFHLDSIGPGKPVKIRLVTVGEWDDERTKRGKQGYTVWVLKNGKIRPIWCKDVESAVSICVESEFY
- a CDS encoding ATP-dependent nuclease is translated as MLINSFLQLAYNTNSQVVLTTHTPALAGLLPLESLRFVTKEDGKRIIKFNEESVYEEIADTLGLLPEPINNKTKALLLLEGQGDVVFIRHLCEKLKEGDAIPITLQESGFAFIPTGGCGNLKAWKTLKLAEQFNVPWCVLLDSDLPTPEAQKNKDTVSNLRKQGIKAYLTRKREPENYLHLGCFDFSFTINDYDDAKVIINQQTGVAKVKVLEYFWPKMSFEQIREMEGFRDDDGETKYEFTEMILDFLSLVRSPVPVN
- a CDS encoding CPBP family intramembrane glutamic endopeptidase, translated to MNKKNISYISIPLLYLLTVTLLIFHWPKYFINSITLEVLGDWILGIYLICFIIAIALFKFIADTNNTVLIKVTWGIIGFVLSLFTFYLYGVFLYSINYQAAHNTSLTFVDLIEFNRYLLVIPLLLAPIFEEIVFRRIAVNFLENKTKRVWLSASISALLFLLVHWQGFESLVYLFIGLILVWVYKKGGLISSIITHITLNIIMYFIIFI